A region of Thermithiobacillus plumbiphilus DNA encodes the following proteins:
- a CDS encoding elements of external origin, protein MGLSIRAYARHRGVSDTAVHKAIRAGRITPEADGTIDPDKADRDWARNSEPPKEGTSAKAAKVRVSDDPAPNLAAGLPAGGTSLLQARTVNEVVKAQTNKVRLARLKGELVDRNQAIAHVFKLARTERDAWLNWPARISAQMAARLGMDAHALHVALEAAVREHLAELGELKVRVD, encoded by the coding sequence ATGGGACTGTCGATCCGCGCCTACGCCCGCCACCGTGGGGTGTCGGACACCGCCGTACACAAAGCCATCCGCGCCGGGCGCATCACGCCCGAGGCGGACGGCACAATCGATCCGGACAAGGCCGACCGCGACTGGGCAAGGAACTCCGAGCCGCCCAAGGAAGGAACGAGCGCCAAAGCCGCGAAGGTGCGGGTGTCGGACGATCCGGCCCCGAACCTCGCCGCCGGGCTACCCGCGGGCGGCACCTCGCTCTTACAGGCGCGCACGGTCAACGAGGTGGTCAAGGCGCAGACCAACAAGGTGCGCCTCGCCCGCCTCAAGGGCGAGCTGGTCGATCGCAACCAGGCCATCGCCCACGTGTTCAAGCTCGCGCGCACCGAGCGCGACGCCTGGCTCAACTGGCCGGCGCGCATCTCGGCGCAGATGGCGGCCAGGCTCGGCATGGACGCACACGCGCTGCACGTCGCGTTGGAGGCGGCGGTGCGCGAGCACCTCGCCGAGCTCGGTGAACTGAAGGTCCGCGTCGATTGA
- a CDS encoding DUF6900 domain-containing protein has translation MTEQAEKDIDRQLQQIALDHLFIDTLETRNSDRLDFHEVSVWAVKSALMAAYQAGRQAARQG, from the coding sequence ATGACCGAGCAAGCCGAAAAGGACATCGACCGGCAACTGCAGCAGATCGCGCTGGATCACCTGTTCATCGACACCCTGGAAACGCGCAACAGCGACCGGCTGGACTTCCACGAGGTCAGCGTCTGGGCCGTCAAGAGCGCCTTGATGGCCGCCTACCAGGCAGGCCGGCAGGCCGCGCGACAGGGCTGA